A single Sorex araneus isolate mSorAra2 chromosome 8, mSorAra2.pri, whole genome shotgun sequence DNA region contains:
- the FXYD3 gene encoding FXYD domain-containing ion transport regulator 3, which yields MQEVALPLLVLLAGLPTLSANDPEDKNSPFYYDWHSLRVGGLICAGVLCAVGIIVLLSGKCKCRFNQKHSHRPGEAPPLITPGSAHNC from the exons ATGCAAGAGGTCGCATTGCCCCTGCTGGTGCTCCTGGCAG gTCTGCCCACCTTGAGTGCCAATGATCCTGAAG ACAAAAACAGTCCTTTCTACTACG ACTGGCACAGCCTCCGGGTCGGCGGGCTCATCTGCGCAGGGGTCCTGTGCGCCGTGGGCATTATCGTCCTCCTGA gtgGGAAATGCAAATGCAGGTTCAACCAGAAGCACAG CCACCGTCCAGGGGAAGCCCCGCCACTCATCACTCCAG gctctgctcatAACTGCTGA